A stretch of Paludisphaera borealis DNA encodes these proteins:
- a CDS encoding PSD1 and planctomycete cytochrome C domain-containing protein produces MAQVRSAVVLGALTMASAFGTHGARGEERLTFEKDVRPIFKAYCLDCHGGEATKGKLDLRLKRFAEKGGESGPAIVAGNLDESYLLTRLREGEMPPGDKKVPAEQIAIVERWIASGAATLHDEPEKLSPGIGVTTEDRAYWAFQPVRKPAPPAAANGDRARTAIDGFVVAKLRERGLAFAPEADRRTLIRRASVDLTGLPPSHDEIEGFLADSREDAYERLIDRLLASPHYGERWGRHWLDVAGYADSDGDGADDTTRPYAYKYRDYVIRSLNADKPLDRFIVEQLAGDELTPRPWKDLKPEQVEALAATGYLRMVADGTSNGGGDLALESNQMVADTLKVVGSTFLGLSVGCAQCHDHRYDPIPQDDYYRLRAVFEPALDPSHWRRPGQRLVSLQSDAERAKAAALEAEAQAIQKEIDAKTNTYIAAAVEVELQKFPEPLRGKLREARDTPEAKRTEEQKTLMAHNPSLNISAGVLYQYNQKAADELKKEQERVTAKRGEKPVEDFVSVLDEAAGVRPETHLFHRGDYRQPTKAVAPGDLTIAAPEGSRFDIADADPKAPSSGRRLAYARHLTSGTHPLVGRVLVNRVWSHHFGRGLVDTPGDFGALSIPPSHPELLDWLAAELVDSGWSLKTMHRLIMTSTVYRQSSRRDPAKDQVDSENLLLGRYPVRRLDAESLRDAILAVSGRLDARLHGPAVAVAEDAVGLVSPADDAPRRSVYLQMRRTRPVSFLSAFDAPVMSVNCDRRTDSTSAPQSLMLMNSDFLLNHSAKIAARAQAETPEGFYDASKPMQERRIAYAWRLIYERPISAEEMEWARGFAAEQRGLLDRENAKGDRDQTVLAHLCQQLLNSNEFLYVD; encoded by the coding sequence ATGGCTCAGGTCCGTTCGGCGGTGGTTCTCGGCGCGCTGACGATGGCGTCGGCGTTCGGGACGCACGGGGCGCGGGGGGAGGAGCGGCTCACGTTCGAGAAGGACGTGCGACCGATCTTCAAGGCGTATTGCCTCGATTGCCACGGTGGCGAAGCGACCAAGGGCAAGCTCGACCTGCGGCTCAAACGGTTCGCCGAGAAGGGCGGAGAGAGCGGCCCGGCGATCGTGGCGGGGAACCTCGACGAGAGCTACCTGCTGACGCGGCTGCGCGAGGGCGAGATGCCGCCGGGCGACAAGAAGGTGCCGGCCGAGCAGATCGCGATCGTCGAACGCTGGATCGCGTCCGGCGCGGCGACGCTCCACGACGAGCCGGAGAAGCTCTCGCCGGGGATCGGCGTCACGACCGAGGATCGCGCGTACTGGGCTTTCCAGCCGGTTCGCAAGCCCGCGCCTCCGGCCGCCGCGAACGGCGATCGCGCGCGGACGGCGATCGACGGGTTCGTGGTGGCGAAGCTCCGCGAGCGCGGGCTGGCGTTCGCCCCCGAGGCCGACCGGCGGACCTTGATCCGCCGCGCGAGCGTCGATCTGACCGGGCTGCCTCCTTCGCATGATGAGATCGAGGGCTTTCTCGCCGACTCGCGTGAAGACGCCTACGAGCGATTGATCGATCGACTGCTGGCCTCGCCGCACTACGGAGAGCGCTGGGGGCGGCACTGGTTGGACGTCGCGGGTTACGCCGATTCGGACGGCGACGGGGCCGACGACACGACGCGGCCCTACGCGTATAAATATCGCGATTACGTCATCCGATCGCTGAACGCCGACAAGCCGCTCGATCGGTTTATCGTCGAGCAGCTCGCGGGCGACGAGCTGACGCCCCGGCCGTGGAAGGATCTGAAGCCCGAGCAGGTCGAGGCGCTGGCGGCGACGGGATACCTCCGCATGGTCGCCGACGGCACGTCGAACGGCGGCGGCGACCTCGCGCTCGAGTCGAACCAGATGGTGGCCGACACGCTGAAGGTCGTCGGCTCGACGTTTCTGGGCCTGTCGGTCGGATGCGCCCAGTGCCACGACCACCGCTACGACCCGATCCCGCAGGACGATTACTACCGCCTCCGCGCCGTGTTCGAGCCGGCTCTCGATCCGTCGCATTGGCGACGGCCGGGGCAGCGGCTGGTCTCGCTTCAGTCGGACGCCGAGCGGGCCAAGGCCGCCGCGCTCGAGGCCGAGGCGCAGGCGATTCAGAAGGAGATCGACGCCAAGACGAACACGTATATCGCGGCGGCGGTCGAGGTCGAGCTTCAGAAGTTCCCCGAGCCGCTACGCGGCAAGCTCCGCGAGGCCCGCGACACGCCGGAAGCCAAGCGGACCGAGGAGCAGAAGACGCTCATGGCCCATAATCCCAGCCTGAACATCTCGGCGGGGGTGCTCTACCAGTACAATCAGAAGGCGGCCGACGAGCTGAAGAAGGAGCAAGAACGCGTCACCGCCAAGCGGGGCGAGAAGCCGGTCGAGGACTTCGTCAGCGTGCTCGACGAGGCGGCCGGCGTGCGGCCCGAGACGCACCTCTTCCATCGCGGCGACTACCGCCAGCCGACCAAGGCGGTCGCTCCCGGCGACCTGACCATCGCGGCGCCCGAGGGGTCGCGGTTCGACATCGCCGACGCCGACCCCAAGGCTCCCAGCAGCGGCCGGCGGCTGGCTTACGCCCGGCACCTGACGAGCGGGACGCACCCGCTGGTCGGCCGGGTGCTGGTCAACCGGGTTTGGTCGCACCACTTCGGCCGGGGACTCGTCGACACGCCGGGCGACTTCGGGGCGCTCAGCATCCCGCCGAGCCATCCCGAGCTGCTCGACTGGCTGGCCGCCGAGCTGGTCGACTCGGGCTGGAGCCTCAAGACGATGCATCGGTTGATCATGACGTCGACCGTTTATCGGCAATCGTCCCGCCGCGATCCGGCGAAGGACCAGGTCGATTCCGAGAACCTGCTGCTGGGCCGCTACCCGGTGCGTCGGCTCGACGCCGAGTCGCTGCGTGACGCGATCCTGGCGGTCAGCGGCCGTCTCGACGCGCGGCTCCACGGCCCGGCGGTGGCGGTGGCCGAGGACGCCGTCGGCCTGGTGTCGCCGGCCGACGACGCGCCGAGGCGGAGCGTGTATCTTCAGATGAGGCGGACGCGGCCGGTGTCGTTCCTGTCGGCCTTCGATGCGCCGGTGATGAGCGTGAACTGCGACCGGAGGACCGACAGCACCTCGGCGCCGCAGTCGCTCATGCTCATGAACAGCGACTTTCTTCTGAACCATTCGGCGAAGATCGCCGCGCGGGCTCAGGCCGAGACGCCCGAGGGCTTCTACGACGCCTCGAAGCCGATGCAGGAGCGACGGATCGCCTACGCCTGGCGGCTGATCTACGAGCGGCCGATCAGCGCCGAGGAGATGGAGTGGGCGCGTGGGTTCGCCGCCGAGCAGCGGGGATTGCTCGACCGCGAGAACGCAAAGGGGGATCGCGACCAGACCGTGCTGGCGCACTTGTGTCAGCAACTCCTCAATTCCAACGAGTTTCTCTATGTGGATTGA
- a CDS encoding DUF1501 domain-containing protein → MPTPIHQGSGCCPGGHRRRFLADMGMGFTGLALGAMLHRDGVARASDGIWTPPNGRPHFAPKAKSVIWLFMNGGVSHMETFDPKPELTKYAGKTIAETPYQGTQDPKKLALARVVVVNDANGQARTQLYPLQIGFKKYGQSGIEVSDWLPHIGGCIDDVAVVRSMYTTDNNHGAQTQFHSGRHMLDGEYPNIGAWAHYGLGSLNDNLPQYISMGVREYWNKTDGHYLGPAHDAIPIRIDPANPLDYGRPEMELGDAEQKLGFGLVDRLNRLRAVEYPDDPTLTARIKAYELAYRMQGSLPEVIDFRDETEESQRLYGLDDPATKDFGAQMLACRRLVERGVRFVQVQDGGGGAGAWDAHGGLRANHAGNCRRIDKPIAGLLTDLKRRGLLDETLVVFGTEFGRTPGSQGSDGRDHHIYGFSVWMAGGGIKGGVVHGATDEIGFHAEENRHYVTDVHATILHLLGLDSRKLEIPGRKRLEIDHGTPIREIMA, encoded by the coding sequence ATGCCCACCCCGATTCACCAAGGCAGTGGCTGTTGCCCCGGCGGTCACCGACGCCGCTTTCTGGCCGATATGGGAATGGGCTTCACCGGCCTCGCTCTGGGGGCCATGCTCCATCGCGACGGCGTCGCCCGAGCCTCCGACGGGATCTGGACGCCTCCCAACGGTCGTCCCCATTTCGCGCCCAAGGCCAAGTCGGTCATCTGGCTCTTCATGAACGGCGGCGTCAGCCACATGGAGACCTTCGACCCGAAGCCCGAACTGACCAAGTACGCGGGAAAGACCATCGCCGAGACCCCTTACCAGGGGACCCAGGACCCGAAGAAGCTCGCCCTGGCCCGCGTCGTCGTCGTGAACGACGCCAACGGCCAGGCGCGCACGCAGCTTTATCCGCTTCAGATCGGTTTCAAGAAGTACGGCCAGAGCGGGATCGAGGTCAGCGACTGGCTGCCGCATATCGGCGGATGCATCGACGACGTCGCCGTTGTTCGTTCGATGTACACGACGGACAACAACCACGGCGCGCAGACGCAGTTTCACTCGGGCCGCCACATGCTCGACGGCGAGTATCCCAACATCGGGGCGTGGGCGCACTACGGCCTCGGCTCGCTCAACGACAATTTACCTCAGTACATCTCGATGGGCGTCCGGGAGTACTGGAACAAGACCGACGGCCATTACCTCGGGCCGGCGCACGACGCGATCCCGATCCGGATCGATCCGGCGAACCCACTCGATTACGGCCGCCCCGAGATGGAGCTCGGCGACGCCGAGCAGAAGCTCGGCTTCGGCCTGGTCGATCGCCTGAATCGTCTCCGCGCCGTCGAGTATCCCGACGACCCGACTCTGACGGCTCGGATCAAGGCCTATGAGCTGGCCTACCGGATGCAGGGATCGCTTCCCGAGGTGATCGACTTCCGCGACGAGACCGAGGAGTCCCAACGGCTCTACGGCCTCGACGACCCGGCGACGAAGGACTTCGGCGCGCAGATGCTGGCCTGCCGGCGGCTGGTCGAGCGAGGGGTCCGGTTCGTCCAGGTGCAGGACGGCGGCGGCGGGGCAGGGGCCTGGGACGCTCACGGCGGCCTGAGGGCCAACCATGCCGGAAACTGTCGGCGGATCGACAAACCGATCGCCGGGCTCCTGACCGACCTGAAACGCCGCGGATTGCTCGACGAGACCCTCGTGGTCTTCGGGACCGAATTCGGCAGAACCCCCGGCTCGCAGGGGAGCGACGGTCGCGACCACCACATCTACGGCTTCTCGGTCTGGATGGCCGGCGGCGGGATCAAGGGGGGCGTGGTCCACGGCGCGACCGACGAGATCGGCTTCCACGCCGAAGAGAATCGCCACTACGTCACCGACGTCCACGCGACCATCCTCCACCTTCTGGGCCTGGACAGCCGCAAGCTGGAGATCCCCGGACGCAAGCGTCTGGAGATCGACCACGGAACGCCCATTCGCGAAATCATGGCGTGA
- a CDS encoding PSD1 and planctomycete cytochrome C domain-containing protein yields MRSALLLITGLCCAFAPRTAPAGETIDYVKQIKPILSARCYACHGALTQKGKLRTDSVKSLIAGSAGGPVIEPGKSDESRLVDLISEEGEGRMPPPGDGEALSADQITLIKTWIDQGAVAPPGDAPEPDPRDHWAFRPPVRPSVPPTDAARPGNPIDAFLAAGWKAKGLTPQSSAPKSLLQRRVYLDLVGVPPTAEEQAAFLNDDSPAAYEAMVDRLLASKHHAERWGRHWMDVWRYSDWWGLGAEVRNSQKHIWHWRDWIIESLNADKGYDQMIREMIAADETHPDDPDRLRATGFLARGYFKFNRNTWLEEVVEHTSKAFLGLTFNCAKCHDHKFDPISHNEYYQFRAFFEPYQVRTDQVPGQLDFEKEGIPRAFDSNLDAPTYRFERGNEARPLKNQPLKPGVPSLLAWADLAIKPVTLPLEASRPGLRPFVLEDHLKAANARLETAQKSLAKAREHLAAVEADETSAPAGGAASAARSNFRDDFSVARPGDWESTGGRWVYENGKLLQNDPGEIRSVHRTKANHPVDFRASLRFTITGGEPWRSVGLSFDSAEGREVLVYLSAHAGGPKLQISYQKGGASSYPAEGSQARPIKVGEPYELAVSVRGTLVNVAVNGEHALAYRLPVERGPGAISLVTYAAKAEFTSMELVSLAPGTQFVEVGSPTYKGAKPIDRAKAQVTVAEKALATALAQPKALQARVAADRARFQQPPAENAKSLAIAAALAERQEALAKAEEALARLELQVDAKAKDAKDDQKQHQAATTALAAARKAVEEKSEAYTPLRGALKAVESPTDTDGPNVLTFPATSTGRRTALANWLTDRRNPLTARVAVNHIWARHFGKPLVTTVFDFGRKGAQPTHPELLDWLAVDFMENGWSMKRLHKLMVLSDAYRRSSSSAGAAAATLAADPENRLYWRMNPVRMEAQVVRDSLFHMAGELSDQSGGPSVPQSEAMSPRRSVYFVHSHNDHNKFLSTFDDASVLDCYRRDESVVPVQALALWNSSLSQTMAAKIADRLNKRLGETSDAKFAVEAFQTILCAPPTADERSACEQALTDLKTLLEKRGATEPNRRAREILVQSLLNHNDFITIR; encoded by the coding sequence ATGCGTTCCGCTCTTCTTCTGATCACCGGCCTCTGTTGCGCATTCGCCCCACGCACGGCGCCGGCGGGCGAGACGATCGACTATGTCAAGCAGATCAAGCCGATCCTCTCGGCTCGGTGTTACGCCTGTCACGGAGCGCTCACGCAGAAAGGCAAGCTTCGCACCGACTCGGTGAAATCCCTGATCGCGGGGAGCGCCGGCGGGCCGGTGATCGAGCCGGGCAAGAGCGACGAAAGCCGGCTGGTGGACCTCATCTCCGAGGAAGGAGAAGGGCGGATGCCTCCGCCAGGCGACGGAGAGGCGTTGAGCGCCGATCAAATCACATTGATCAAGACCTGGATCGACCAGGGAGCCGTCGCTCCTCCCGGCGACGCTCCCGAGCCCGACCCGCGCGACCACTGGGCCTTTCGCCCTCCGGTTCGTCCGTCCGTCCCCCCGACCGACGCCGCGCGGCCCGGCAATCCGATCGACGCCTTCCTCGCCGCCGGCTGGAAGGCGAAGGGACTGACGCCGCAATCCTCGGCCCCGAAAAGCCTGCTACAGCGTCGGGTCTACCTCGACCTGGTCGGCGTCCCCCCAACGGCCGAGGAGCAGGCCGCGTTCCTGAACGACGACTCGCCCGCCGCTTACGAGGCGATGGTCGATCGTCTCCTCGCCAGCAAGCACCACGCCGAGCGCTGGGGACGACATTGGATGGACGTCTGGCGCTACAGCGATTGGTGGGGCCTGGGCGCCGAGGTTCGCAACAGCCAGAAGCACATCTGGCACTGGCGGGACTGGATCATCGAGTCGCTGAACGCCGACAAGGGCTACGACCAGATGATCCGCGAGATGATCGCCGCCGACGAAACGCATCCCGACGACCCCGATCGGCTCCGCGCCACCGGGTTCCTCGCCCGCGGCTACTTCAAGTTCAATCGCAACACCTGGCTTGAAGAGGTCGTCGAGCATACGAGCAAGGCCTTCCTGGGCTTGACGTTCAACTGCGCGAAATGCCACGACCACAAATTCGACCCGATCAGCCACAACGAGTACTACCAATTCCGCGCCTTCTTCGAGCCCTATCAGGTGCGGACGGACCAGGTTCCCGGCCAACTGGATTTCGAGAAAGAGGGCATCCCCCGCGCCTTCGACTCCAACCTCGACGCCCCGACGTACCGTTTCGAGCGTGGAAACGAGGCCCGCCCGTTGAAGAATCAGCCGCTCAAGCCAGGGGTGCCGTCGTTGCTCGCCTGGGCTGACCTCGCCATCAAGCCGGTGACGCTTCCGCTGGAGGCGTCGCGGCCGGGGTTGCGGCCGTTCGTCCTCGAAGACCATCTCAAGGCGGCGAACGCTCGGCTTGAGACGGCCCAGAAGTCCCTGGCGAAGGCGCGAGAGCATCTGGCCGCGGTCGAGGCGGACGAGACCTCAGCGCCTGCCGGCGGGGCCGCAAGCGCGGCACGTTCCAACTTCCGCGACGATTTCTCCGTGGCGCGCCCTGGCGACTGGGAGTCGACGGGGGGACGTTGGGTCTACGAGAACGGCAAGCTCTTGCAGAACGATCCCGGAGAGATCCGGTCCGTACACCGGACCAAGGCGAATCATCCGGTCGACTTCCGCGCGTCCCTCCGGTTCACCATCACCGGCGGCGAACCCTGGCGATCGGTGGGATTGAGCTTCGACTCCGCTGAAGGGCGCGAGGTCCTCGTCTATCTGAGCGCCCATGCGGGCGGCCCCAAGCTCCAGATCTCCTATCAGAAGGGGGGGGCCAGCTCCTATCCGGCGGAAGGGAGCCAGGCCCGGCCGATCAAGGTCGGCGAACCGTATGAGCTGGCCGTCAGCGTTCGAGGGACGTTGGTGAACGTCGCCGTCAACGGCGAACACGCACTCGCCTACCGCCTGCCCGTCGAACGGGGCCCCGGGGCGATCTCGCTCGTCACCTACGCGGCGAAGGCTGAGTTCACCTCGATGGAGCTGGTCTCGCTCGCTCCCGGAACGCAATTCGTCGAGGTCGGTTCGCCGACGTACAAGGGAGCGAAGCCCATCGATCGAGCCAAGGCCCAGGTGACGGTCGCCGAGAAGGCGCTCGCGACGGCCCTGGCCCAGCCGAAAGCGCTCCAGGCGCGGGTCGCCGCCGATCGAGCTCGCTTTCAACAACCCCCGGCCGAGAACGCGAAGTCGCTGGCCATCGCAGCGGCTCTTGCCGAGCGCCAGGAAGCCCTGGCCAAGGCCGAGGAAGCACTCGCCCGCCTCGAATTGCAGGTCGACGCCAAGGCGAAAGATGCGAAGGACGACCAGAAGCAGCATCAGGCCGCGACCACCGCTCTGGCCGCGGCCCGTAAGGCGGTCGAGGAGAAGAGCGAGGCTTACACTCCGCTCCGCGGCGCGCTGAAGGCGGTCGAGTCGCCCACCGACACCGACGGCCCGAACGTCTTGACCTTCCCCGCCACGAGCACGGGTCGTCGCACCGCGCTGGCGAACTGGTTGACCGACCGGAGGAACCCGCTGACGGCCCGCGTCGCGGTCAACCACATCTGGGCTCGCCACTTCGGCAAGCCGCTGGTCACGACCGTCTTCGACTTCGGCCGCAAGGGAGCCCAGCCGACTCATCCCGAGCTGCTCGACTGGCTGGCCGTCGATTTCATGGAGAACGGCTGGAGCATGAAACGGCTCCATAAGCTGATGGTCCTCTCCGATGCCTATCGCCGCAGTTCGTCAAGCGCCGGCGCGGCGGCCGCCACCCTCGCGGCCGATCCGGAAAACCGCCTCTACTGGCGCATGAACCCGGTCCGGATGGAGGCGCAGGTCGTCCGCGACAGCCTTTTCCACATGGCCGGCGAGCTGTCCGATCAGTCCGGCGGGCCGTCGGTCCCGCAGTCCGAAGCGATGTCTCCCAGGCGGAGCGTTTACTTTGTGCATTCGCACAACGACCACAACAAGTTCCTCTCCACCTTCGACGACGCCAGCGTGCTGGACTGCTACCGGCGAGACGAGAGCGTCGTCCCCGTGCAGGCGCTGGCGCTTTGGAACAGCAGCCTCTCGCAGACCATGGCGGCGAAAATCGCGGACCGTCTGAACAAACGGCTCGGCGAGACGTCCGACGCGAAGTTCGCCGTCGAGGCGTTCCAGACGATCCTCTGCGCCCCGCCGACCGCCGACGAACGCTCGGCGTGTGAACAGGCCCTTACTGACCTGAAGACGCTGTTGGAGAAGCGAGGCGCGACCGAGCCGAACCGGCGAGCCCGCGAGATCCTTGTGCAGTCGTTGCTTAACCACAACGATTTCATCACCATCCGCTGA
- a CDS encoding LacI family DNA-binding transcriptional regulator, with protein sequence MRVTMREVAKRSGVSLQSVSNVLNGRTSQMREETRLRILQSIRDLNYQPNVQARGLRLQCTKTMAFLTIDPAVRFLSDPFHVAILSGMVDTLRQQDYGLLVQGFHPDQAGGGFRRLVHQRRFDGAVVHLSGSPDRRSEHIEELKSTGCPFVLIEDRAEASTAACVLADNRGGAAAAVALLQAEGHQQIGFLATDRLWPAVEKRITGYEEAIRTSGGRWSQVWGVDRETVEGARSRVEAILRDDPAVTAILCANDVLAVGAIQAAKQLGRKVPTSLSIIGFGDNDIAQHLDPPLTTVALPGVEMGGRAAELLLAYIQNGKFDAPEVVFPTKLIRRGSA encoded by the coding sequence ATGAGAGTGACAATGCGTGAGGTGGCGAAACGGTCTGGAGTTTCGCTCCAGAGCGTCTCGAACGTCCTGAACGGTCGGACCTCGCAGATGCGGGAAGAGACGCGTCTACGCATTTTGCAATCGATTCGCGACCTGAACTATCAGCCCAATGTGCAGGCGCGGGGCTTGCGGCTGCAATGCACCAAGACCATGGCCTTTCTCACCATCGACCCGGCGGTCCGGTTCCTCTCCGACCCGTTCCACGTCGCCATCCTGAGCGGCATGGTCGACACTCTTCGACAGCAGGATTATGGGCTCCTGGTCCAGGGGTTCCATCCCGACCAGGCCGGCGGGGGGTTCCGACGTCTGGTGCATCAGCGCCGCTTTGACGGCGCGGTCGTCCACCTCTCCGGTTCGCCGGATCGGCGGTCGGAGCACATTGAGGAACTGAAGAGCACCGGTTGCCCTTTCGTCCTGATCGAGGATCGCGCGGAGGCTTCCACCGCCGCTTGCGTTCTGGCCGACAACCGAGGGGGGGCCGCCGCCGCTGTCGCATTGCTCCAGGCCGAGGGACATCAGCAGATCGGGTTCCTCGCGACCGACCGCCTCTGGCCCGCCGTCGAGAAGCGGATCACCGGTTACGAAGAGGCGATCCGCACGAGCGGAGGCCGTTGGAGCCAGGTCTGGGGAGTCGACCGCGAGACCGTCGAGGGGGCGCGCAGCAGGGTCGAAGCCATCCTCCGCGACGACCCCGCCGTCACCGCCATCCTCTGCGCCAACGACGTACTCGCCGTCGGTGCGATCCAGGCGGCCAAGCAGCTTGGACGCAAAGTCCCAACGAGCCTGTCCATCATCGGCTTCGGCGACAACGACATCGCCCAGCACCTCGATCCCCCCCTGACGACCGTGGCCTTGCCCGGCGTCGAGATGGGAGGACGCGCCGCCGAACTCCTCCTCGCCTACATCCAAAACGGCAAGTTCGACGCCCCAGAAGTCGTCTTCCCAACCAAGTTGATCCGTCGCGGCAGTGCTTGA